The following are encoded in a window of Mustela nigripes isolate SB6536 chromosome 1, MUSNIG.SB6536, whole genome shotgun sequence genomic DNA:
- the KCNK4 gene encoding potassium channel subfamily K member 4 isoform X2: protein MRSTTLLALLALVLLYLVSGALVFQALEQPHEQQAQRELGEVREKFLRAHPCVSDQDLGILIKDVADALGGGADPDINSSSNSNHSAWDLGSAFFFSGTIITTIGYGNAALRTDAGRLFCIFYALVGIPLFGILLAGVGDRLGSSLRRGIGHIEAIFLKWHVPPGLVRILSAVLFLLIGCLLFVLTPTFVFCYVEGWSKLEAIYFVVVTLTTVGFGDYVAGASPNQSNAAYQPLVWFWILLGLAYFASVLTTIGNWLRVVSRRTRAEMGGLTAQAASWTGTVTARVTQRVGPTAPPPLEKERPFLPPPPCPAQPAGRPPSPLPVKAEPPSPSSPSTPPTASALDYPSENLAFIDESSDTQSERGCALPRAPRGRRRPPNPPRKPARPRGPVRPRERGVPA, encoded by the exons ATGCGCAGCACCACGCTTCTGGCACTGCTGGCACTGGTCCTGCTCTACCTGGTGTCCGGTGCCCTGGTGTTCCAGGCCCTGGAGCAGCCCCATGAGCAGCAGGCccagagggagctgggggaggtcCGAGAGAAGTTCCTGAGGGCCCATCCGTGTGTGAGCGACCAGGACCTGGGGATCCTCATCAAG GATGTGGCTGATGCTCTGGGAGGGGGTGCGGACCCTGACATCAACTCCTCCAGTAACAGCAACCACTCAGCCTGGGACCTGGGCAGCGCCTTCTTTTTCTCGggcaccatcatcaccaccatcg GTTACGGCAACGCGGCCCTGCGCACGGATGCGGGTCGCCTCTTCTGCATCTTTTATGCGCTGGTGGGGATCCCGCTATTCGGGATCCTGCTGGCAGGGGTCGGGGACCGGCTGGGCTCCTCTCTGCGCCGTGGCATCGGTCACATCGAAGCCATCTTCCTG AAGTGGCACGTGCCACCGGGGTTGGTGCGAATCCTATCGGCGGTGCTCTTCCTGCTGATCGGCTGCCTGCTCTTTGTCCTCACGCCCACGTTCGTGTTCTGCTACGTGGAGGGCTGGAGCAAGCTGGAGGCCATCTACTTCGTCGTGGTGACGCTCACCACGGTGGGCTTCGGGGACTATGTGGCCG GCGCCAGCCCCAACCAGAGCAATGCAGCCTACCAGCCGCTGGTGTGGTTCTGGATCCTGCTCGGCCTGGCCTACTTCGCCTCGGTACTCACCACCATCGGGAACTGGCTGCGAGTAGTGTCCCGACGAACTCGGGCAGAG ATGGGCGGCCTCACGGCGCAGGCCGCCAGCTGGACCGGCACGGTGACGGCGCGGGTGACCCAGCGAGTCGGGCCCACGGCACCACCGCCGCTGGAGAAGGAGCGGCCCTTCCTGCCTCCGCCGCCGTGCCCGGCGCAGCCCGCCGGCAGGCCCCCGTCCCCGCTCCCGGTGAAGGCCGAGCCGCCCTCCCCGTCCTCCCCGTCCACCCCGCCCACGGCCTCGGCGCTGGATTACCCCAGCGAGAACCTGGCCTTCATCGACGAGTCCTCCGACACCCAGAGCGAGCGCGGCTGCGCGCTGCCCCGCGCGCCGCGGGGTCGCCGCCGCCCCCCTAACCCTCCCCGGAAGCCCGCGCGGCCGCGGGGCCCAGTGCGCCCGCGGGAAAGAGGCGTGCCGGCGTAG
- the CATSPERZ gene encoding cation channel sperm-associated auxiliary subunit zeta, with product MDEKPFGASLGSRASDMSSPEDIRNLSDMSSPEDIRSLWTRATLSQPKLNMPRSSVCEDSDVEGSSVSSKSHPWYNQQARGDSDGVWEEWGIREDKDSFKEEDLDKPSALALELSRARSLGSHLEKQGGDSKESKTDTEMTSSESSLNISKHTPHRAYWMEQQNRLPLPLMDLMENEALEILTKALRSYRSGIGWDHFLTKQLQRYIEGLRRRRNKRLRLLMH from the exons ATGGACGAAAAACCTTTCGGA GCGTCTTTGGGCAGCCGAGCCTCAGACATGTCGAGCCCAGAGGACATCCGGAATCTGTCAGACATGTCGAGCCCAGAGGACATCCGGAGTCTGTGGACCAGGGCCACGCTGTCGCAGCCGAAGCTGAATATGCCGCGGTCCAGTGTTTGCGAGGACTCAGACGTGGAGGGCAGCAGCGTCAGCAGCAAGTCTCACCCGTGGTACAACCAGCAGGCCAGAGGCGACTCGGACGGTGTTTGGGAAGAATGGGGTATCAGAGAGGACAAGGACAGTTTCAAAGAGGAGGATCTGGACAAGCCCTCCGCGCTGGCGCTGGAGCTAAGTCGGGCCCgctccctgggaagccatttagAGAAGCAGGGCGGCGATTCCAAGGAGTCCAAGACGGACACCG aaaTGACTTCCTCAGAGTCTTCGCTCAATATCTCAAAGCACACACCTCATCGAGCCTACTGGATGGAGCAGCAGAACAGG CTGCCACTGCCTCTGATGGACCTCATGGAGAATGAAGCTCTGGAAATCCTCACCAAAGCCCTCAGGA GCTACCGGTCAGGGATTGGCTGGGACCACTTCCTGACCAAGCAGCTGCAGCGATACATCGAGGGGCTCAGGAGGCGCCGGAACAAGAGGCTGCGCCTCTTGATGCACTGA
- the GPR137 gene encoding integral membrane protein GPR137 isoform X3, whose amino-acid sequence MLWGVGWGRGSVVRNSEDGRQRPPPIRIIGGERDPRFGGVGGELGVERPPQRPLPSAEGYLPALPLQPGRLRRPRPGTPVLQALHPLILALGLAQGGYPAHFPPLPSRGSVLPRPRVVFKAKAKRRPEMSRGLLAVRGAFVGASLLFLLVNVLCAVLSRRRRAQPWALLLVRVLVSDSLFVICALSLAACLCLVARRAPSTSIYLEAKGTSVCQAAAMGGAMVLLYASRACYNLAALALAPRSRLDAFDYDWYNVSDQADLVNDLGNKGYLVFGLILFVWELLPTTLLVGFFRVHRPPQDLSTSRILNGQVFGSRSYFFDRAGHCEDEGCSWEHGHSESTSMSGSLGSGSWYGAIGREPGWCGGSQTRTTPLLFSQVLGPGGHHHSLYSTPQT is encoded by the exons atgctgtggggggtggggtgggggcggggcagcgtCGTCCGGAATTCCGAGgacggaaggcagaggccacccCCAATCCGGATtattggaggggagagagacccccggtttggtggggtggggggagagctgGGCGTTGAGCGTCCCCCGCAGCGGCCGCTGCCTTCAGCCGAAGGATATCTGCCGGCTCTCCCCCTCCAGCCGGGACGACTCCGACGACCAAGGCCAGGGACCCCTGTCCTTCAGGCTCTGCACCCCCTCATCCTGGCTCTGGGACTGGCCCAGGGAGGATATCCTGCCCACTTCCCGCCTCTGCCTTCCAGAGGGTCTGTCCTTCCACGCCCCAGA GTTGTGTTCAAGGCCAAGGCGAAGCGCCGGCCGGAGATGAGCCGAGGCTT GCTGGCTGTCCGAGGGGCCTTCGTGGGGGCCTCGCTGCTCTTTCTGCTGGTGAACGTGCTGTGCGCTGTGCTGTCCCGCCGGCGCCGGGCACAGCCCTGGGCCCTCCTGCTGGTGCGAGTCCTGGTGAGCGACTCCCTCTTTGTTATCTGCGCActctctcttgctgcctgcctctgccttgtCGCCCGGCGGGCACCCTCCACCAGCATCTACCTGGAGGCCAAG GGGACCAGTGTGTGCCAGGCAGCTGCGATGGGTGGCGCCATGGTCCTGCTCTACGCTAGCCGGGCCTGCTACAACCTGGCGGCCTTGGCCTTGGCCCCCCGGAGTCGGCTGGATGCCTTCGATTATGACTGGTACAACGTCTCTGACCAG GCGGACCTGGTGAATGACCTGGGGAACAAAGGCTACCTGGTGTTTGGCCTCATCCTTTTTGTGTGGGAGCTGCTGCCCACCACCCTGTTGGTGGGCTTCTTCCGGGTGCACCGGCCCCCGCAGGACCTG AGCACCAGCCGCATCCTCAACGGGCAGGTCTTTGGCTCCCGTTCCTACTTCTTTGACCGGGCTGGGCACTGTGAGGACGAGGGCTGCTCCTGGGAGCACGGCCATAGCGAGAGCACCAG CATGTCGGGCAGCCTGGGCTCCGGCAGCTGGTACGGTGCCATCGGGCGGGAGCCGGGCTGGTGCGGAGGCAGCCAGACACGGACCactcctctgctcttctcccaggTGCTGGGACCAGGTGGCCACCACCACAGTCTCTACTCCACCCCACAGACGTGA
- the GPR137 gene encoding integral membrane protein GPR137 isoform X2 — protein sequence MESNLSGLVPAAGLVPALPPAVTLGLTAAYTTLYALLFFSVYAQLWLVLLYGHKRLSYQTVFLALCLLWAALRTTLFSFYFRDTPRANRLGPLPFWLLYCCPVCLQFFTLTLMNLYFAQVVFKAKAKRRPEMSRGLLAVRGAFVGASLLFLLVNVLCAVLSRRRRAQPWALLLVRVLVSDSLFVICALSLAACLCLVARRAPSTSIYLEAKGTSVCQAAAMGGAMVLLYASRACYNLAALALAPRSRLDAFDYDWYNVSDQADLVNDLGNKGYLVFGLILFVWELLPTTLLVGFFRVHRPPQDLSTSRILNGQVFGSRSYFFDRAGHCEDEGCSWEHGHSESTSMSGSLGSGSWYGAIGREPGWCGGSQTRTTPLLFSQVLGPGGHHHSLYSTPQT from the exons ATGGAGAGTAACCTGTCTGGCCTGGTGCCTGCTGCTGGGCTGGTTCCTGCGCTGCCTCCCGCCGTGACCCTGGGGCTGACTGCGGCCTACACCACTTTGTATGCCCTGCTCTTCTTCTCGGTATATGCCCAGCTCTGGCTGGTACTTCTCTATGGGCACAAGCGTCTGAGCTATCAGACAGTGTTCCTGGCACTCTGTCTGCTCTGGGCTGCCTTGCGCACCACCCTCTTCTCCTTCTACTTCCGAGATACCCCCCGAGCCAACCGTCTGGGACCCCTGCCCTTTTGGCTTCTCTACTGCTGCCCTGTCTGCCTGCAGTTCTTCACCCTGACACTTATGAATCTCTACTTTGCCCAG GTTGTGTTCAAGGCCAAGGCGAAGCGCCGGCCGGAGATGAGCCGAGGCTT GCTGGCTGTCCGAGGGGCCTTCGTGGGGGCCTCGCTGCTCTTTCTGCTGGTGAACGTGCTGTGCGCTGTGCTGTCCCGCCGGCGCCGGGCACAGCCCTGGGCCCTCCTGCTGGTGCGAGTCCTGGTGAGCGACTCCCTCTTTGTTATCTGCGCActctctcttgctgcctgcctctgccttgtCGCCCGGCGGGCACCCTCCACCAGCATCTACCTGGAGGCCAAG GGGACCAGTGTGTGCCAGGCAGCTGCGATGGGTGGCGCCATGGTCCTGCTCTACGCTAGCCGGGCCTGCTACAACCTGGCGGCCTTGGCCTTGGCCCCCCGGAGTCGGCTGGATGCCTTCGATTATGACTGGTACAACGTCTCTGACCAG GCGGACCTGGTGAATGACCTGGGGAACAAAGGCTACCTGGTGTTTGGCCTCATCCTTTTTGTGTGGGAGCTGCTGCCCACCACCCTGTTGGTGGGCTTCTTCCGGGTGCACCGGCCCCCGCAGGACCTG AGCACCAGCCGCATCCTCAACGGGCAGGTCTTTGGCTCCCGTTCCTACTTCTTTGACCGGGCTGGGCACTGTGAGGACGAGGGCTGCTCCTGGGAGCACGGCCATAGCGAGAGCACCAG CATGTCGGGCAGCCTGGGCTCCGGCAGCTGGTACGGTGCCATCGGGCGGGAGCCGGGCTGGTGCGGAGGCAGCCAGACACGGACCactcctctgctcttctcccaggTGCTGGGACCAGGTGGCCACCACCACAGTCTCTACTCCACCCCACAGACGTGA
- the GPR137 gene encoding integral membrane protein GPR137 isoform X1, producing the protein MLWGVGWGRGSVVRNSEDGRQRPPPIRIIGGERDPRFGGVGGELGVERPPQRPLPSAEGYLPALPLQPGRLRRPRPGTPVLQALHPLILALGLAQGGYPAHFPPLPSRGSVLPRPRASCPDMESNLSGLVPAAGLVPALPPAVTLGLTAAYTTLYALLFFSVYAQLWLVLLYGHKRLSYQTVFLALCLLWAALRTTLFSFYFRDTPRANRLGPLPFWLLYCCPVCLQFFTLTLMNLYFAQVVFKAKAKRRPEMSRGLLAVRGAFVGASLLFLLVNVLCAVLSRRRRAQPWALLLVRVLVSDSLFVICALSLAACLCLVARRAPSTSIYLEAKGTSVCQAAAMGGAMVLLYASRACYNLAALALAPRSRLDAFDYDWYNVSDQADLVNDLGNKGYLVFGLILFVWELLPTTLLVGFFRVHRPPQDLSTSRILNGQVFGSRSYFFDRAGHCEDEGCSWEHGHSESTSMSGSLGSGSWYGAIGREPGWCGGSQTRTTPLLFSQVLGPGGHHHSLYSTPQT; encoded by the exons atgctgtggggggtggggtgggggcggggcagcgtCGTCCGGAATTCCGAGgacggaaggcagaggccacccCCAATCCGGATtattggaggggagagagacccccggtttggtggggtggggggagagctgGGCGTTGAGCGTCCCCCGCAGCGGCCGCTGCCTTCAGCCGAAGGATATCTGCCGGCTCTCCCCCTCCAGCCGGGACGACTCCGACGACCAAGGCCAGGGACCCCTGTCCTTCAGGCTCTGCACCCCCTCATCCTGGCTCTGGGACTGGCCCAGGGAGGATATCCTGCCCACTTCCCGCCTCTGCCTTCCAGAGGGTCTGTCCTTCCACGCCCCAGA GCCTCCTGTCCTGACATGGAGAGTAACCTGTCTGGCCTGGTGCCTGCTGCTGGGCTGGTTCCTGCGCTGCCTCCCGCCGTGACCCTGGGGCTGACTGCGGCCTACACCACTTTGTATGCCCTGCTCTTCTTCTCGGTATATGCCCAGCTCTGGCTGGTACTTCTCTATGGGCACAAGCGTCTGAGCTATCAGACAGTGTTCCTGGCACTCTGTCTGCTCTGGGCTGCCTTGCGCACCACCCTCTTCTCCTTCTACTTCCGAGATACCCCCCGAGCCAACCGTCTGGGACCCCTGCCCTTTTGGCTTCTCTACTGCTGCCCTGTCTGCCTGCAGTTCTTCACCCTGACACTTATGAATCTCTACTTTGCCCAG GTTGTGTTCAAGGCCAAGGCGAAGCGCCGGCCGGAGATGAGCCGAGGCTT GCTGGCTGTCCGAGGGGCCTTCGTGGGGGCCTCGCTGCTCTTTCTGCTGGTGAACGTGCTGTGCGCTGTGCTGTCCCGCCGGCGCCGGGCACAGCCCTGGGCCCTCCTGCTGGTGCGAGTCCTGGTGAGCGACTCCCTCTTTGTTATCTGCGCActctctcttgctgcctgcctctgccttgtCGCCCGGCGGGCACCCTCCACCAGCATCTACCTGGAGGCCAAG GGGACCAGTGTGTGCCAGGCAGCTGCGATGGGTGGCGCCATGGTCCTGCTCTACGCTAGCCGGGCCTGCTACAACCTGGCGGCCTTGGCCTTGGCCCCCCGGAGTCGGCTGGATGCCTTCGATTATGACTGGTACAACGTCTCTGACCAG GCGGACCTGGTGAATGACCTGGGGAACAAAGGCTACCTGGTGTTTGGCCTCATCCTTTTTGTGTGGGAGCTGCTGCCCACCACCCTGTTGGTGGGCTTCTTCCGGGTGCACCGGCCCCCGCAGGACCTG AGCACCAGCCGCATCCTCAACGGGCAGGTCTTTGGCTCCCGTTCCTACTTCTTTGACCGGGCTGGGCACTGTGAGGACGAGGGCTGCTCCTGGGAGCACGGCCATAGCGAGAGCACCAG CATGTCGGGCAGCCTGGGCTCCGGCAGCTGGTACGGTGCCATCGGGCGGGAGCCGGGCTGGTGCGGAGGCAGCCAGACACGGACCactcctctgctcttctcccaggTGCTGGGACCAGGTGGCCACCACCACAGTCTCTACTCCACCCCACAGACGTGA
- the KCNK4 gene encoding potassium channel subfamily K member 4 isoform X1: MTAAPQEPPARPPQAGSGIGRAPGRAMRSTTLLALLALVLLYLVSGALVFQALEQPHEQQAQRELGEVREKFLRAHPCVSDQDLGILIKDVADALGGGADPDINSSSNSNHSAWDLGSAFFFSGTIITTIGYGNAALRTDAGRLFCIFYALVGIPLFGILLAGVGDRLGSSLRRGIGHIEAIFLKWHVPPGLVRILSAVLFLLIGCLLFVLTPTFVFCYVEGWSKLEAIYFVVVTLTTVGFGDYVAGASPNQSNAAYQPLVWFWILLGLAYFASVLTTIGNWLRVVSRRTRAEMGGLTAQAASWTGTVTARVTQRVGPTAPPPLEKERPFLPPPPCPAQPAGRPPSPLPVKAEPPSPSSPSTPPTASALDYPSENLAFIDESSDTQSERGCALPRAPRGRRRPPNPPRKPARPRGPVRPRERGVPA; encoded by the exons A TGACCGCAGCTCCCCAGGAGCCCCCTGCCCGGCCTCCCCAGGCCGGCAGCGGAATTGGACGGGCCCCTGGGCGCGCCATGCGCAGCACCACGCTTCTGGCACTGCTGGCACTGGTCCTGCTCTACCTGGTGTCCGGTGCCCTGGTGTTCCAGGCCCTGGAGCAGCCCCATGAGCAGCAGGCccagagggagctgggggaggtcCGAGAGAAGTTCCTGAGGGCCCATCCGTGTGTGAGCGACCAGGACCTGGGGATCCTCATCAAG GATGTGGCTGATGCTCTGGGAGGGGGTGCGGACCCTGACATCAACTCCTCCAGTAACAGCAACCACTCAGCCTGGGACCTGGGCAGCGCCTTCTTTTTCTCGggcaccatcatcaccaccatcg GTTACGGCAACGCGGCCCTGCGCACGGATGCGGGTCGCCTCTTCTGCATCTTTTATGCGCTGGTGGGGATCCCGCTATTCGGGATCCTGCTGGCAGGGGTCGGGGACCGGCTGGGCTCCTCTCTGCGCCGTGGCATCGGTCACATCGAAGCCATCTTCCTG AAGTGGCACGTGCCACCGGGGTTGGTGCGAATCCTATCGGCGGTGCTCTTCCTGCTGATCGGCTGCCTGCTCTTTGTCCTCACGCCCACGTTCGTGTTCTGCTACGTGGAGGGCTGGAGCAAGCTGGAGGCCATCTACTTCGTCGTGGTGACGCTCACCACGGTGGGCTTCGGGGACTATGTGGCCG GCGCCAGCCCCAACCAGAGCAATGCAGCCTACCAGCCGCTGGTGTGGTTCTGGATCCTGCTCGGCCTGGCCTACTTCGCCTCGGTACTCACCACCATCGGGAACTGGCTGCGAGTAGTGTCCCGACGAACTCGGGCAGAG ATGGGCGGCCTCACGGCGCAGGCCGCCAGCTGGACCGGCACGGTGACGGCGCGGGTGACCCAGCGAGTCGGGCCCACGGCACCACCGCCGCTGGAGAAGGAGCGGCCCTTCCTGCCTCCGCCGCCGTGCCCGGCGCAGCCCGCCGGCAGGCCCCCGTCCCCGCTCCCGGTGAAGGCCGAGCCGCCCTCCCCGTCCTCCCCGTCCACCCCGCCCACGGCCTCGGCGCTGGATTACCCCAGCGAGAACCTGGCCTTCATCGACGAGTCCTCCGACACCCAGAGCGAGCGCGGCTGCGCGCTGCCCCGCGCGCCGCGGGGTCGCCGCCGCCCCCCTAACCCTCCCCGGAAGCCCGCGCGGCCGCGGGGCCCAGTGCGCCCGCGGGAAAGAGGCGTGCCGGCGTAG